In Mycetocola spongiae, the genomic stretch CGCGGATTCGGAGATATCGCCGCGGGCAAAAACCGCGCGGTCCACCCCGGCCGCGATCTGCCCGGCCCGCGGGCCGCCGATCTGTTCGGCCTGGGCCGCGCGCGGCAGCCCCGCGGTAACCGCCATTCCGGCATCGCGCTGCCTATCCAGCAGCTCCGCCCAGGCGCCGAGCGCCCGGATCTCCGGGGAGCCCTGCGCGCGTCGCCGCCGATACCGGATCCGTTTAGCCACCGGCAGGAACAGCACCGGCAGCAGGAGCAGGAGCAGCGCCCCCGTCCCCAGCAGGATCGGGCGCAGCACGGGCCATACCGCGAGCCACCAGGAGGGGCCACGATCGGCATCGGCCTCGCCCGCCTCACCCTCGCCCTGGCTCAGCAGCGGATCGCTGGACTGCGCGTTCAGGTCCTCGGGCACGGTGGCAAACTCGGGCAGCTGCTCACCCTCGATCAGCTCGATCGGAATATTATCGTGTTGCGGGGTCGCGTCGATGCTGCGCCAGTTCCGATCCGCGCCGCGCACCTCGATCCACGCCGCCATATTCTCGCCCGTGCACTCCTCGATACATGCCGGGACCCCCGGAACGCCGGCGTTCTCGCCGAGCCGCACGCCCACAACCACGCGGGAGTCATAGCCCAGGGCGCGGGCAATCAGCGCCGCGGCGGCGGCAAATTGTTCGTCATCGCCCACCGCCGCGACCAGCTGGGCGCCGTCCTGGCCGTCGCCCACCACGCGCTGCTGCCGGTTCAGATCGGAGAAGAGGCCCTCGAGGCGAGAGCCGTTATGGCCCGCGAAGCTCGGCGCAAAACGGTAACCATCGGTCTCGGCCAGCGCGGCGATCCAGCGCGAACTGCCCTCCTCGGCGGTGATCGAATGGCTCAGGAATCCCCGCTCGCGCAGCCGCTCGATCAGGGTGAGCAGGCCGCGCTCATCGCGCGGCTGATCCTGCGCCCGAATCCAGGCGGTCAGTTCGGGGAGCGCCTCCGCATCGATCTGCGGCCCGGAATGCGCCGGTGCGCCGAGCGCGCCCGCGCCGGGAGCGGTGGGCACCGCGCGCACCCGATAGCCATCCCCGTCACGCACGCCGTTTTCCGGGTCCTCGGGCACGGGGGTCACGATGCCCGAGCCCGTGGCGCGGTTAATATAAAAGGTATCCGCGAGGGCCTCGGCGCGCGGGCCGCGGAACCGCGGCGGCTCGGCGATCTGCGCGGGCAGCGGCAACCAGATCTGCTCATAGCCGGCCTCGATCTGCACGCTCAGCTCCACGGTATCCTCGCCGCCGATCCCGCCCGGATAGCGCGTATAGCGCTCGCCCCCGGAGGCGCCATCGGCCACATGAAACTCGCTGCCATCGAAGCTATCCAGCACGGCGATGCGCAGCCGCTCGGGGAGCGCCCCCGAGGAGGACACCCGAAACAGGGGCCGATCAAATTCGATATCGCGCTTCCAGATGCGATAGCCGGCGAGCGGGCCCGGCTGGGACTGCACCACCAGATCGGGATCGATATATTCGCGCGGTACCCGGCGTTCACCCGCCTCGGCCAGCACGGGCGCGGCGGTCAGCGCGGCCCCCACGGCGAGCGCAAGCAGCAGGATTCCGGCCACGGGCCGCCAGAGGGCACCACGGGTCCGGCGCGCGGACGCGGTATCCGCACCGGCCAGCCCGCGGCCGCGGCGCAGCGCCGCACGCCGCCCGGATTCCGAGGCCACCCGCACCCAGGCCAGCGCCAGG encodes the following:
- a CDS encoding DUF3488 domain-containing protein, with the translated sequence MSKRTRETPALSRYLAQVLLMLAFAALAVAAAWPIYRSERLWLIAATISVMAAALLWARTRLGWSPRRILLIAPLIFVLAVVPLAVPSALGGSPRGILLGERDGLVTVVTGWKQLLTLGLPVGEYQAVLVPFFVVLLAAQTGAVLLLGGGPRASSLAVLPLFAPLLFGLIWGGSELSAPVLIPGIGASIPAPREIGLWGMAFILALAWVRVASESGRRAALRRGRGLAGADTASARRTRGALWRPVAGILLLALAVGAALTAAPVLAEAGERRVPREYIDPDLVVQSQPGPLAGYRIWKRDIEFDRPLFRVSSSGALPERLRIAVLDSFDGSEFHVADGASGGERYTRYPGGIGGEDTVELSVQIEAGYEQIWLPLPAQIAEPPRFRGPRAEALADTFYINRATGSGIVTPVPEDPENGVRDGDGYRVRAVPTAPGAGALGAPAHSGPQIDAEALPELTAWIRAQDQPRDERGLLTLIERLRERGFLSHSITAEEGSSRWIAALAETDGYRFAPSFAGHNGSRLEGLFSDLNRQQRVVGDGQDGAQLVAAVGDDEQFAAAAALIARALGYDSRVVVGVRLGENAGVPGVPACIEECTGENMAAWIEVRGADRNWRSIDATPQHDNIPIELIEGEQLPEFATVPEDLNAQSSDPLLSQGEGEAGEADADRGPSWWLAVWPVLRPILLGTGALLLLLLPVLFLPVAKRIRYRRRRAQGSPEIRALGAWAELLDRQRDAGMAVTAGLPRAAQAEQIGGPRAGQIAAGVDRAVFARGDISESAVDRLWEDTEAELAELDAETTRRERLRRALSPRSLLGGIDPRAMLRGLPSAIRRSARRPHQPTAADTPAD